The Polyangium mundeleinium genome contains the following window.
CCCCTGCGGGCGCAGGGACCTCGGCCTTCCGCCCGTGGGCCTCGAAGCTCCATGACGTGGAGGTGTGGGCCCTCGCGCTTCCGGGACGCGAAATTCACGCGGCCCAATCGCCGATCACGCGCTTTGGGGAGGTGATCACCCATCTCGAGGAAGAGATCCTCCAAGAGCCGAGAAGGCGGTTTGTCCTCTACGGCCACAGCCTGGGCGCTCTCATCGCATTCGAGCTGGCAAGGCGGCTCGAGCACACGCATGGGATGGTCCCTGACATGCTGATCGTCGGCGCTTGTCGGGCGCCGCAACTGGACAATCCGCTGCACTTCCACGCTAGCAGCTCGAACGAGGAGATTCTGCATTTCGCCGCTCGGATAGACCCCTCCTCCTCCTGGACGGCTGACGCGGACGTGGTGGCGGGCGTCATCCCCGCGCTGCGCGCAGACCTTCTGCTGTTCAGCGATTACCGCTATCGCGAGGCGCAGCCCTTGTCTTGTCCTCTCACGGCCTGGGGTGGCGAAGAAGACATCTGGGTCGAGCGCCCGCACCTCATGCCATGGGCCCATCTCTCCCGTGGCGCTTTCCAGCATCACACCTGGCCTGGTGGCCATCTGTTTTTGGAGCACCCGCCGCTCGTATCGCGGATTCAGCAGATCATGCTCGGACAGGAGTCGTCCCCCCGAGAAAGGTAGTCGCTCGATGAAAGACGGATTTCGCATTCTTGACGCCGATTCCCATGTGATAGAGCCTCATGCCGTATGGCATGAGGCAGCGAGACGATTCGAACATGTCGGCTTCAAATACGCTCCCGCCTATCCCGACGGATCGCGCCGATACGTGCCTTATACCCTGCAAGGAGACGACTTCACGCACGTAGTCACGAATCGCCTGGTCGAGAATGCAGAGGCGTCTGCGCCATACCCCGAGGTGTGGACCGCGGAGGGAATGTCACCGGAATTCCATGCAAATACGCTCGGGGAGCGTGGGGTCGATCAAGCCCTCGTCTTCCCCACCTTCGGCTTGTGGATGTGGTCGGTCGACGGCATGAATCCAGGCCTGGCAGGAGCCTTGGTCCAGGCCTACAACGATTGGCTCTTCGACTACTGTGCTCGTATTCCCGACTTTCTCAAACCCGTGCTGGCCGTCAATCTACATGCCCCGGAGCTGCTGGTGGCCGAGCTCGAGAAGCTCGTCGCGCGGGGGGCGCGCACGGTGTTCGTGCGGCCCAATCCCGTGGGCGGCCGCATGCTTGGAGACAACGCCTACGAGCCATTCTGGGCCGCGTGTGAGCGGCTCGATGTATCCGTCGGTGTCCATGAAGGCGCCCACTCGCGGTTGGCCACCACCGGCTCGGATCGGTTTACGAAGCGTTTCGCGGTGCACGCCTGCTCCCACCCCATGGAGCAAATGATGGCGTTTCTATCCCTGCTCGAATCGGGGGTCCTCGAGCGTCATCCAAAGCTGCGTATTGCCTTTCTGGAGTCAGGATGCGGCTGGCTGCCCTACTGGCTTTGGCGCCTCGACGAGGAGTATGAGCAGCTCGGTTGGGAGGTGGAGGGCACGGTGCGCATGCCGCCCTCCGACTACTTCCGCCGCCAATGCTACATCGCCTGGGAGCCCAAGGAGCCCTGCCTAAAGCAGGTGATCGACTGCGTCGGCGAAGACCGCATCCTGTGCGGCAGCGACTTCCCCCACGTCGACTCCGATCGCGAGTCCGTCACCAAGATGCTCGCGGGAGCACGCGTCATCAGTGACGATTTTGCACGCAAGCTGACCTGGGATAATCCAAAGACCTTCTATCGTCTTTGATGCGACGAGGCGTGAGGCCCTTCGTCCTCGCCGCGGGGCAAGGCGGTCGAGTGCCTGGCTCGGACCTTCCGCGTCCGGCGGAAGGGTCCCCGCCGGACCGCTTCCGCCTCCGCTTCGAATTCCGTCACCCCTGACCCAGCGCGAGCATCATGCGGCCGCGCGGGGCCTTCGGCGCCTCATGCCCAGGGCCACGAGCCCGAGGACAAGCGAGGCGCCGAGACGCGACGAGGTCGATTCCCCCGCGGTCCGGCAGCTACAGTTGACGGAACCGGACGGCGGGGCGCTTGGGCCGCTGCCGGTGCTCGTGGTGCTGCCCGTGCCGGTGCCGCTGCCGGTGCCGCCACCGCCATTGCCGCCGCTGCCGCCACCGCCATTGCCGCCGCTGCCGCCACCGCCATTGCCGCCGCCGCTGCCGCCGCCACCGCCATTGCCGCCGCTGCCGCCGCTGCCGCCGCCGCCGCTGCCGCCGCCGCCGCCGCTGCCGCCGCCGCCGCCGCTGCCGCCGCCGCCGCTGCCGCCGCCGCCGCCGCCGCTACCGCCGCCGCTGCTGCTGCTGCTGGCGCTACCGCTGCTGCTGGCGCTACCGCTGCCGCCGCTGCCCGCGGCGGGCTTGGGCGCGCAGGCGCCGAACGTCGTGTCGCAGAAGTACCCGGTCGCGCACGATGCGTCCTCCGTGCATCCCGTGGCGCATGTTTCTCCGACGCACTTGTATCCCTCGGTGCATGCCTCCACGCTGCCCGGCACACACGTCCCCTGACCGTTGCATAACGACGCGCTCGTCTGCGTCGCGCCGCTGCACCCCGCAGGCGCGCACGCCGTCCCGGCAGGCCACAACGCGCAGGCCCCGTTGCCGTCGCACGAACCATTCTGCTTGCACGTGGACGGGACCTGCACCGCGCACTCGTTGTCGGGATCCTGGTTCAGGGCCACCGGCCCGCAGCTCCCGTCCTGTCCTTGCCCCTTTTTCGCCGCTGCGCAGGCCTGGCACTTGCTGGTGCACGCCGAGTCACAACAAACGCCGTCCACGCAGAAGCCCGACTGGCAATCGAGCGCCGTGGCGCACGCCTGCCCGAGCCCGCCCACGACGGCGCACACCCCGGCATTGCAGGCGCTCCCCGGCAGGCAATCCGCGCTCGAGGCGCACGAGGTCTTGCACGCCCCGTTCGCGCAGGCATAAGGCGCGCAGTCCTTGCCGGCGAGCTCGTTCGTGCACGTCCCTTGACCGTCGCAGATCTGGCCCTTCACCACGTTGCCCTGGCACGAGGTCGGGCCACACGCGACGCCCTGGGGCCAGAGCTGGCACGCGCCGCCGCCATTGCAGAAGCCCGTGCTGCCGCAGCTCTCCTGCGCCTGCGCGGGACACTCGTCGTCCGGATCCACGCCCACCGCGATGGCGCCGCAGACGCCGTCCGTGCCGGAGCCCTTCTTCACCGCCGTGCACGCGACGCAGAGGCCGGCGCAGGCCGTATTGCAGCAGACCCCATCCACGCAGCTCCCCGATTGGCATTCCGCCGCGACCGCGCAAGCCGTGCCGTCCGGCACGAGCAACTTGCACGTGCCGCCGATGCAGGCCGATCCCGCCGAGCAATCGAAGTTGGTGGTGCAGGCATTCTTGCAAGCGCCGCCCGCGCAGGTGTACGGCGCGCAGCTCTGCGGGGCGCCCGAGGCTACGCAGCCGCCGAGCCCGTCGCAGACGCGGGTCTGCACGGCATCGCCGGAACAGGCCGGATCGCAGAACGTCCCCGCCGGATGCAGCGCGCAGGCCCCGTTGCCGCTACACACGCCCATGGTGCCGCAGGTCGACAACGCCTGCACCGCGCATTCGTTGTCCGGATCGAAGCCGAACGCGATGGGCCCGCACGTCCCGTTCGAGCCCGCGCTCTTCTTCGCCGCCGAGCAGGCCTGACAGGACCCATCACAGGCAGTATCGCAGCAGAAGCCCTCCACGCAGAAGCCCGTGAGGCATTGCGAGCCCTTGAGGCACGCGGTTCCGTTCGGATCCAGCGTGTCCACGATCCGGGCCCTGGCGCGGAATGCCCATACACCGGGGCTCGTGTCGGCGGCGCTGTACGTCACGAGGACCTTGCCCTTCGGCCCCGCCGCGATGGCGGGCGTCCGCTCCGGCAGAATGCCGCCCGTGATGAGCAGCCCAGCGGGATCCACGACGACGCCGTCCGGGGAGATGCGGGCAGCATAGATGTCATCCTGGCCCACGCCGTTGCGCTCGTCCTCCCATACCGCCACGTACTGGCTGCCGTCCCAGGCCACTCTGGCCTTGTCCTGGGCGTTCGTCGTGGACGAGATAGGAATGAAGGAGCCGAGGAGGGTGCCATCGGCCGCGACGCGCAGGCCCCTCACATCACCGCCGCTATCGACCACGAGCCAATCGGTACCATTCGAGGCGATCTCCGGGTTGACAAGGAACGGCCTCACCGTGCTGAGGACCACGCCCGCGGGGCTCACGCGTCGGATCCCTCCAGCCACCCAGGTTCCAGCCGGCCAGGCGACGAGATAGTCGGTACCATTGTACGCGATGGAAGGCACAGCGTATTCGGGGTCGATGTCGAAGCCCAGCGGATCGAGCACGGTGCCGGCCTGCGAGACGCGCGTGCCCCGGATGCCGTCGTTGCTGTCCCTCCAGACCACCATGTAATCCGCACCTGCCGGGGCGATGGCGGGCTCCGCTTGCTGAAAATTGTGCTTGCCGACGGCCAGGCCGGCAGGATCCAGCACCGTGCCGCTGGCCGAGACGCGGGTGCCGTAGATGTCGAAGGCGAGGGACGAGTTTCTCGCATCGGTCCAGGCCACCAGCCAGTCCGTGCCGTTGGAGGCGACGCTCGGCGCGCTCTGGGCCTGCGCGTGGGTCGTGATCGCGATCCCGTTCGGATCGAGGACCGTGCCGCTCGTGTCGATCCGCGCGCCGTAGATGTCGGACTGCGGGCCGGTGCGGTAATCGGTCCAGGTGACGAGCCAGCTCGACCCATTGTAGGCCACCACCGGATCGCCCTCCCTGTTCTTCCCCAACGAGAGCACGGTGGGCGAAGCGCCGATCAGCGCGAGCGAGCTGTCGAGCCGGAGGGCGACGATCTCGTTCCCGCGGCTCATGGTCAAGAGGAGGTTCGTGCCGTCGTTGCTCGCGGCTATCGCGTTTTCGTTGTCGTAGTCGAGCGGGCCCGTGTAGACATAGGCGGACGCCTTCACCACGCCCATGGTGTCGAGTTTCGTGGCGCCAATGGTGAAGGTCGAACCTTGTGGTTCGGCCCAGAAAACGTAGTGGTGGCCATTGAAGGAGGTCGCGGCGACGTTCTCGAGGCCCGCGTTCACGGCGCCGCCCGTCAACGCCTGCCCGGTGCCGTTGCCCGGGAGCGTCCTCCAATGAACGTTGACCTTGTTGATCGCGCTATCGTAACGCGTCCAGAAAAGGGCCCCTGTCGTCCCATCGGTGGTGACCTCGAGAGAGGCCGGCGTGGAGGCGCTCGGCACGGGGATGGGTTCCGGGTCGAGCGGCGCGCCTGCCGGCGTGAGCCTCACGTAGTGGGGCGACGACGACTGTTTAAAGAAAACACGCACTTCCCCACCGTACATCATGATCCTCGGTGAGGAATACTCCACGGGGTATGTATTGGCGAGGGTAGTGGTGGCCCCCACCGTGCCATTCGAGCTTACCAGCGTCACCCGGACCCCGCTCACGCGATAGGCCACGATGAACGTCGAGCCGGTCCACACGATGTCCGTCCCCTCAGCGCTAGGAGAAGTGTCGACGACAAATCCATTCGGCTCCTGAACCACGCCGGCGGCGCTCACGCGCGTGCCGAAGATGCCTGTGTCGTTCGGGCGGCGGTCGTTCCACACGACCATCCACTGGGTTCCATCCCATGCAAGCGTGGGCTCGCTCTGCTCTCCCGCCGCCGCCGAGATCACGATCCCATTCGGATCGAGGACCACGCCCGCGGACGAGACACGCGTCCCGAAGATGTCGCTGCTGCCTACACGCTGGTCCGCCCATACGACGAGGTAGCTCCCGTTGCCGTAGGCCACGTCGGGTTGTTCCATGGGCCCATACGCCTGCCCACTCACGGGCACATCGATGGCAATCTCGGGCCCGATCACCGGGTCGAGCACGGCCGGATACACGCTCGCCTCGACCGCGGCGGCAGGGACGGTGATCACGATCGCGCCGTCCTGGTAGGTCACGGGCACGTTTGTCTTCGTCCCGCGGGCGTCGATCCACGTGGCCTTGCCATAACGCACGCCC
Protein-coding sequences here:
- a CDS encoding amidohydrolase family protein encodes the protein MKDGFRILDADSHVIEPHAVWHEAARRFEHVGFKYAPAYPDGSRRYVPYTLQGDDFTHVVTNRLVENAEASAPYPEVWTAEGMSPEFHANTLGERGVDQALVFPTFGLWMWSVDGMNPGLAGALVQAYNDWLFDYCARIPDFLKPVLAVNLHAPELLVAELEKLVARGARTVFVRPNPVGGRMLGDNAYEPFWAACERLDVSVGVHEGAHSRLATTGSDRFTKRFAVHACSHPMEQMMAFLSLLESGVLERHPKLRIAFLESGCGWLPYWLWRLDEEYEQLGWEVEGTVRMPPSDYFRRQCYIAWEPKEPCLKQVIDCVGEDRILCGSDFPHVDSDRESVTKMLAGARVISDDFARKLTWDNPKTFYRL